The region CATGGAGTCCTTCACCCACGCGAGGGTCTGCCGCCAGACCTTGAGCTCTTCGAGCACGCTGGCGAACACGGCGAACTGCGGCCCCGCAGGCGCGGCCACGTACCAGACCGCCCCGGGTCGGGAGTTTGCCGCCGCAAGGCCCAGGGCGGGCCGTAGGAGCCCCGCTAGGCCCTCCACGCCGTCGTTGGCGATCTCCAGGGCCTCCTCGGTCTTGCCGACGTAGGCCACGCCGTAGGGCGGGTCCGTGAGGATGAGGTCGGCGCGGGAGCCGGCGAGCACGCGGGCAACGTCGGCCTCCTTGGTGCTGTCGGCGCAGAGCAGGCGGTGCTCGCCCATGATCCAAACGTCACCGGCGCGGGAGGTGGCGGTGGTGGGGGGCTCGGGCGTCTCGTCGTCCTCGACCTCGGCAGGCCGTAGCTCATCGATGAGGTCGTCGAGCTCTGCCTGAGAGAAGCCGGTCACCTCCAGTATGTCGGAGGGCAGCGCTTCGAGGAGCCGCGTCAGCGTCTCGTCATCCCACTCAGCGAGCTCGCTCGTGCGGTTGTCTGAAATGGCGAAGGCGGTTGCCTCAACCTCGCTCTCGTCCACGACCACGCAGGCGAGGTGCGACCAGCCGAGCTGCTTCGCGGCCATCAAGCGGCCGTTGCCCGCGCGGACCACCATGCCCTGGCGCTGCACCACGATCGGGAGCCGCTGGCCGAAGCGCTTCAGCGAGCCTGCGATGGCGGCGAGGTTCCGCTCGTTGTGCTTGCGGGCGTTGGAGGGGTCGAGGGTGAGCTCAGTGAGAGGTACAGCGAGATGCCTCAGGGGCTCGGCGATGTACGTGAGGTATGCGCGTGCGTCCTGCACCATGTGCGTACTCCATGTGTGTAATCAATACGCACACATGTTTCCAAGAACAACCAGGTCGGCAAAGGGCTCAAGGCTTACCGCAACATTGTGCGAGACCATGCAACTCGATGCAGACACTTGCAATCCAGAAAAGGTAGATTTTGGCGGTGCGTATGCGAAACTGGGTCCCACAGCATCTGTCACTGTTTTGCGCTGCGGCTCGGTCGATCCAGCTTGTGTTTGTGGGCCTTCGCGGCGATAAAGGTCATCAGTGATTCTCCGCATGATCGCGCTCGAGTGGCCGCGATGTGCGTCCAACCCATCTGACGAGCCCCGATTGCGCTGCCGTTATCGGCTGGCACCACCAGACCCTGCTTGAAGCGATGATCACCCAAACGCTGGCCCCAGCTTGAGCAAGCCTGCGATGGCGTCGAGGTTGCCGTGTGCTTTCTGGCCTTGGAGGCCGAGGGTGGCATCCCAATCGGAACGGCGAGATGCTCCGGGGGTGTCCGATGTGCGCGAGCGTGGATGCCTGTAGCGTCCAGCATCATGAACTGGTCCACCGAACTGCGAGCGTGACCCTTGACGCCACAGATCGCGGTCGAGCATAGCTGAGACGAGCCCTGTTCGGCACGTAAACTCGCGACTGCTCTTGGATTACGACACATTTGGTGCGGCGATGCATGGATTGAGCTCGCGATAGGGTGCACCGAACTCGACGGCGCAGTAATCTCAACACCGACGACTAGGTGGAGCTGTCCTGGACTAGAGAGGTCTTATGGCAAAAAAAGTCGCATGGGCTGGAACGGTCGAGATGCGCGGCGGCAGGCCCGTCTGTGAAGTCTGCGCGGACGTGATGGAACCTACAGGGGTTCAAACGATGGCAGAGGGCAAGGCCCTCTTCCGGTGCGCGCGCTGCAAGACCGAATTCCCACCGTTGGAGGCTCGTCAATGGCTAGCGACCGCAAGGGGGGAAAGGACCCGACGCCGTTGGACCTGGGCATTCATCGCGTTGGCTGTAGTCGTGCTCGTTACCGTTACTGCCGTGATGCTACTGAGTAAGTAGTACCACCCTAAGTCAGTTTCGATTCGTCCCCATAAGACATTGGACCGGTCCAGGATCTCCCAAACAGACGAAACCGGCCCATGCGACGGTCTCGGGATACTGCCTGCGGAGAGCAAGCTTCGCACCCCGCAGAGCCTCGGCCAAGGGGGTCCCTCTCAGCAACCGCCGGTAAAGTTCTTGCATCAGCAACAACGTCGGCTCGTCCGGAACAGACCAAAGGCTCATCAGCAATGCCCGTGCGCCCGCGATTGTGATGGCACGTCGCAACCCGACGACACCTTCGGCCCGCAGAATCGCCCCCAAGCCGGTTTCGCAGGCCGACAAAACGACAAGCTCGGTCGCTCTTAGGTCAAGGCTCCGCATTTCTGCTGCAGTCATTACGCCGGAGTGCGGCACAATTCTACCGTCCGGACTGAATGCGGCATTGGCTCCGGCGAGAGCGACTCCTGAGCGGGTCGATTGCCCTCTGTCATTGCTGTTTCTTTCATCACTGATGATGTCTTGTCGATCGAAGAAAGCATGGGAAGCGATGTGAAGCACACCGGGAGATTGGGCAGACCGAAGACGTTCGAACGTGGCATCAGCTCCAACGACAGCCTGAACCCCAAGCCTCTCCGCGATCCACCGCACTTCTCTTAGCGTGCTGGGTAGATGGCCGAAACGGCAAGACACTCCTGAAGAGTCGGTGGCCCTTACACCGAGGTCAAAATCTGGAGCGCCAAACACCAGCGCGCTCGATGGTCTACCTCTAGCCTCGGTGAGCCGCAACAGATCGCGACCGGTGGTCAGATACGAGATGCAATACTGCTCTACCGCAAAAACTCCATTGCCCAATGTCAATGTCAAGGCCTCAAAGGGGAGACCCACAAAGGCTCCCTCGGGAGCTATAAATAGGTGACTGCAGCCATTGGTCACAGAGTGAATCCTGTCGAACATGGCCCCCAAAGCGGTGCTCACGGCCCTTTCGACGGCAGCAGATCGCGTTGTGCTCCCATCCAGTAGCGACAATCTCCAGTTCTGAATGGCGGAATCCAACTCATCCGCAAGGCCGAGCAGGATGAGACCTAGCCGATCGGGAGCGGCTGCGGGAAGAACAAAGGCAACATAAACGGGCAACTTCTGGCCCCCGCCCTTCAGATTGAAACGCACGAACTCAACCAGGGCCGATCCTGCTGGAAGTGAAGCGGCCATCGCGAGTGTATCTGCCCTTCTGAGACGCTCTTCGAGTCGCAGCTCCGGTATGGCGGCGATCAACTCGGCTTCAAGTAAGGCCCGACGCTCGGCTGCAGACACGATGGGAGACGCTTGCTCTTCGTGACGAGCTTCGTCTAACTCTCGAAGCTTTTTCACCAGATCCGGCTTGCCCATCTCCAGAATAATCTTGCGTGCTGCAAGTGCTGTTTCGCTGGCCAGGGCTTTGCGGCGAATGACAACCTCGAACGCAAGCCGCCGCAACTCAGCGTCCCTCGGTAATTCAGGAGCGTTCGGGGTTCCTGTAGAGGTGTACATCATCAGAACGTCCAGCTTGTCTTCGACCAGCTGCTCACCATAAGTGAACTGCTCCTCTTCGGAACTACTCGAAAACATGTCTCCAACATACTTGTCCTCCATGCGGAAAGCGCTCTCCAGTAGCGGAACTGCATCTTTCACGGCACCTCGGTCGAGCAAACACATACCCACGTTGTAACGGGACTGCGCGACGCGGGGGTGGCCTTGGGGCCAAGTACGTTCTCGCAAATCGAGGGCTTGTCTGAATGCGGCCTCAGCAGCTTGATGATCACCGCACTGCACGTCCAAGAGAGCGATGTTATTGAGAACGTCAGCGACGCCTTCATGCCTCCCGTCGTCAGCCTGCTCGTGATAGGTCAAGGCCTCTTTCAAAAGCGTCCTTGCTTCCTCTATCCGCCCCGAGGAACTGAGCAGCAGTCCCAGATTGTTCAGGCATTTGGCGATGCCGAGTCTTTCATCAAGGCGGCGAAAGGTGGCCAGGGCCTTTCTGAACAACCTCTCTGCTTCCCCCTGATTTTCCGAATCACTCAGCGCGTTCGCCAGCCCAAGCTCCGCGGCCGCTACCTCGACAGAATCAGCTGGATGACACTCCTGGGAGTGCTGCAACGATTCGAACGCGAGGCGTCGGGCCATCTCGTGGTTGCCAAGCCGTTCATGCAGAGTCGAGAGCGTTGTTCGGATGTCCCGACTTTGAGCCTCGTCGGAGTGTCGAAGGGCACCCTGCAAGGCCAGTTTGGCCTTCGCGTCATTTCCAGCGTCCCTTTCGAGCGTAGCGAGGTTAACCAATGATGTCGTAGGAGCAGTGTCTCCTGCATTGCCGAGAATTGACTTGATGGCTAGCGACTGCTCGTAGAGAACTCGAGCCTTGTCAGGCTGGTTCATGGTTTGATACGCGGCAGCGAGATTGTGAAGACCCATTGCCGCGATGGGACTGTGCGGACCCTGTACTCGTATTGAGACCGCGATGCTCTCTTCGAGCGGGGGAACCGCCAAGTGTGGATCGCCCCGTTCGATGTACAGGAATCCCAAGTTGCACTGGAAGAGTGCCAGCTCCCTCGAATCACCGGCGGGTCGCTCTAGGCGAAGCGTCTCTAGTAGTAGGGTTTCGGCCTCTCGATAGTGCTTGAGCTTACGCAGGGTCATGGCTGCATTGTTCAAACTGGCTGTCCAGTGTGATCGAGGCGCGTCCTCCGGGGCCGGCATCCCTGACGCGCTCCACACAGCGACTACATGGCTTAAATGAGCCGGGGGGGCGGCGGAAGTTCCAAGGAGCGCAAAATACGAGGCTGTGTAGGCGGCTACCCCGGCCTTGTCGCCGGCGTTTGAGCATTCGTTTATAAGTTCAAAACAGCTCGCTTGCGCAAGAGCGGAGTTGCCGGACAAGGCATGGGCCGTTACTAGTCGTCCCTTGATCACGCGACCTGTTTGGGCTGCAACGGGCCCGGTGAGACGTGACAGGAGCAGGGCGGCTGCGTTCAGCGATTTGATTGAGCTTAACGGATCACTCTCTAGATGTGCATCAGACTCATGTAGCAGGCGTGATAACTCATCCAAGAGTCGTTCGGCGGGAATGTCAGGAGGTAGGTTCAGCGTCACCGGGTGAGAACGTAAGCGCCCCAAGATCCGAGAAGCCCACTTCCGCAAAGA is a window of Phycisphaerales bacterium DNA encoding:
- a CDS encoding ParB N-terminal domain-containing protein produces the protein MVQDARAYLTYIAEPLRHLAVPLTELTLDPSNARKHNERNLAAIAGSLKRFGQRLPIVVQRQGMVVRAGNGRLMAAKQLGWSHLACVVVDESEVEATAFAISDNRTSELAEWDDETLTRLLEALPSDILEVTGFSQAELDDLIDELRPAEVEDDETPEPPTTATSRAGDVWIMGEHRLLCADSTKEADVARVLAGSRADLILTDPPYGVAYVGKTEEALEIANDGVEGLAGLLRPALGLAAANSRPGAVWYVAAPAGPQFAVFASVLEELKVWRQTLAWVKDSM
- a CDS encoding CHAT domain-containing protein, whose protein sequence is MPAPEDAPRSHWTASLNNAAMTLRKLKHYREAETLLLETLRLERPAGDSRELALFQCNLGFLYIERGDPHLAVPPLEESIAVSIRVQGPHSPIAAMGLHNLAAAYQTMNQPDKARVLYEQSLAIKSILGNAGDTAPTTSLVNLATLERDAGNDAKAKLALQGALRHSDEAQSRDIRTTLSTLHERLGNHEMARRLAFESLQHSQECHPADSVEVAAAELGLANALSDSENQGEAERLFRKALATFRRLDERLGIAKCLNNLGLLLSSSGRIEEARTLLKEALTYHEQADDGRHEGVADVLNNIALLDVQCGDHQAAEAAFRQALDLRERTWPQGHPRVAQSRYNVGMCLLDRGAVKDAVPLLESAFRMEDKYVGDMFSSSSEEEQFTYGEQLVEDKLDVLMMYTSTGTPNAPELPRDAELRRLAFEVVIRRKALASETALAARKIILEMGKPDLVKKLRELDEARHEEQASPIVSAAERRALLEAELIAAIPELRLEERLRRADTLAMAASLPAGSALVEFVRFNLKGGGQKLPVYVAFVLPAAAPDRLGLILLGLADELDSAIQNWRLSLLDGSTTRSAAVERAVSTALGAMFDRIHSVTNGCSHLFIAPEGAFVGLPFEALTLTLGNGVFAVEQYCISYLTTGRDLLRLTEARGRPSSALVFGAPDFDLGVRATDSSGVSCRFGHLPSTLREVRWIAERLGVQAVVGADATFERLRSAQSPGVLHIASHAFFDRQDIISDERNSNDRGQSTRSGVALAGANAAFSPDGRIVPHSGVMTAAEMRSLDLRATELVVLSACETGLGAILRAEGVVGLRRAITIAGARALLMSLWSVPDEPTLLLMQELYRRLLRGTPLAEALRGAKLALRRQYPETVAWAGFVCLGDPGPVQCLMGTNRN